The segment GTCCGCCGTCCTCACCCAGCTGGGCCGCCTGCGCCTCCAGCACGATCCCGGTCACCTCATGGGCCACGAAGTCATGCAGATCGCGGGCGACTTCGAGCCGCTGCTCACGCCGGGCCAGCGCCACGGCATCGGCCCGCCGCCGGTCCAGCGACCGCAGATAGAGTCCGACGCCCGCCGCCCCGGCGGCCGGGACGAAGGCCAGCGCGGCCAGGAAGACCGACTCCTTGAGCCCGGTCTGGGGCGCGTGCAGAGTGAACCGCAGCGGCAGCAGTACCGCGGCGGCGCCGGTCAGCCCGCCGACGAGGCCCACCCGGGGACCCGGCACCTGGCGTACCACCCGCTCCAGGAGAACGAGCAGCGCGACCGCCTCGAACGGAAGCCAGAGGAGGGCCAGACCGGCCTTCCCGAAGGCGACGGTGTCCGCGGCGAGGGAGAGCACCGCGAGCCCGGCCGCCGCCCGCGCGAGCGAGACCCGCCCCACCGGCCACACCGATATCGCCACGCCCAGCGCCAGCGCCGCCACGACCGCCGGGAGGTAGGCGCCGGGCGGCGAGACGAGGGCGGGCAGCAGCATCACCGCCGCGGCTGCACCGCACCACCCCCTGCGCCGTCCGCGCCGCGCCGGTACGTCGCCCGTCATAGCGACGACGCCACCCACAGCGTCCGAGGTCTCCCCGGCCCCGGCCGTTTGCTGCCCCTGCCCGCCCCTCACCCCGGAGTCCGCCCCGTCGCGTAGCCCAACTCCCAGGCCCGCACCGCCACTCCGACCCGGTTCCGGACCTGAAGCTTGCGCTGGATGCTCGCCACATGGGTCTTCACGGTGCCCGCGGAGATGAACAACTCCCGGGCGATATCGGCATTGGTCTTGCCCTCGGCGACCTTGCCGGCGATCTCCACCTCCCGCTGGGTCAGCACCGCATCGCGACGGCGGGGGCGGCGGCCGGCCGCGGGGCCGGTGACATGTTCCAGCAGCCGCACGGTGATCGACGGGCTGATCAGACTGTCGCCGGCCATCGCCGCCCGCACCGCCTCGATCAGCAGCGTCGGCCCCGAGCGCTTGAGCAGGAACCCCGAGGCGCCGAAGCGCAGCGCGGGATAGACGTATTCATCGAGGTCGAAGGTGGTCACGACGACGATCCGGACCGGGTCGGCCAGCGCGGGGTCGGCCAGCCGGCGGGTCACCTCCAGGCCGTCCATCCGCGGCATCCGGATGTCCACCAGCGCCACATCCGGCTTCAGCGCGCGCCCCATGGCCACGGCGTCCAGCCCGTTCGCCGCTTCCCCGACCACTTCCATATCGGGCTGGCTCTCCACGATGCGGCGTATCCCCCGGCGGACCATCTCCTGGTCGTCGGCGATCAATAAGCGAATCGTCACGGGCAGGAATTCTGCCGTACGGGGGCGCGGGGCGGGGGGCTCGGCCCGGTGGGGATCGCCGCCCGCGGGGAGGGGACCACCCAGGAGTGGCTGCCCGCCCGTATGGGGGCCGCCCGAGCAGTCGCCGCCCGCCCGTTCGGGGCCGACCGGTATCACCGCCCAGAGTCGGCGCCGGAAGCCGTCGACCGCACGGATGGAGGGCCGCCCGGGGAGCCGCCACCCACCCGCTCCACTCCGCGCCCACCCCTTCTCACCTGCGAAAAGTCGGCTGCCGGGGCGGGGGCGAGGGCCCGGCCCGGCGGTCGCTCGCGTGGCGGCCGGCGCGGGATGCGGGCATGTTGAGGTGACAGCGGCATTCCTGACGGGAGGAAGGGCCTTGCGGGGGCATGCCTGACGCGGCCGGCGCCGTCGGGTGAGCGGACCAGGAGGCAGCCGCATGCTTCGGAGATCACTGCGGATCCCCGCCGCCGGCGCCGCCTACCTGCTGACGGCCGCGGTGTCGTCCTCCGCGATGGTGTTCGCGCCGGACGAGTTCGCCGAGTTGTCCGCGAGCAGCGGGACCCGGGCCGGCCCCGGCACTGCCGCGACCCGGGTCATCGCCCACCGCGGCGCTTCCCGTTACGCCCCCGAGAACACCCTCGCCGCCGTCGACGCCGCCCACCGCCGCGGCTTCATCTGGGTCGAGAACGATGTACAGCGGAGCAAAGACGGCCGACTGGTGGTGCTGCACGACACCACGCTGCGGCGGACGACGGACGCCGCCCGGCTGTTTCCCGGGCGGGCACCGTGGCGGGTGGGGGATTTCACCGCCGCCGAGATCGCGCGGCTGGACGCCGGCAGCTGGTTCGGCAAGCGCTTCAAGGGGGAGCGGGTGCCCACGCTCGCCGACTACTTGCGCCGTTTGGACCATAACGGGCAGCGTCTTTTGCTGGAGATCAAGGCCCCCGAGAAGTATCCCGGAATCGAGGCCCAGGTCCTCCGTGAACTACGGGCACGGGGGTGGCTGGATCACGCCCATGTCCGGAGCCGCCTGGTGATCCAGAGCTTCTGTGTGATGTGCGTAAAAACCGTCCATGAGCTGGCGCCGCAGGTGCGTACGGGTATTCTCGGCGCGCCCGATGTGCGGAAACTGGCGGGCTATGCGCGGTTCGCCGACCAGATCAACCCCCGTTTTTCCGCGCTCAGTTCACGCTGGCTGGCGGCCGTGCACCGGCTCCGCGGGCCGCACGGACGGACGTTGGAGGTCTATGCGTGGGACGTGGCGAAGAACACGACCGCCCGGTCCGTGCGGGCCAGAGGGGTCGAAGGTGTTATTGAATAGCGGGCAACGGCCGGAGATTGAGGCGGCATTGTCCAGATCTCCGTGGGTGCCGGGCCGTGCTGCGGCCTGCCCTGCCGCCCGCGGTGCGTGAAGGAGCTGTGGAGGGCGGATGCGCCGTGTGTGGCCGTGACCGGCGGGGATTTACGTGATTCCCACCGCGGGGCTAAGGTGCCTGAGATGTTCGACGCCGCCACACTCCCCGTAAAAGAACTAAGACGCAGGATTTGGCTTTTGGGTTCCGATTTGCGGCCCGGCGCGGGCCAGGCTCCAGTTCCTCCCCTGGGCTCCTTTCGGGAGGCTCCTTGAACAACGAATTCCCCGCGTACGGTGAACGGCGGGTGCCGCTTCCCCCGCCGCGGCAGATGTCGCATGACACGCTGAACCGGACGGGCACACCGGCGCCGTCGGAGACCGGCGGAGCCACGGCCACGGCGACGATGGCACCGGCCCGGACCACCTCCGGTACGGCGACGGCCGGCCGGCCGGCCGCGGGCGGCAGCGCGCACGCCAAGCCCAGAGCCCATGCCAGGGGCCGGGGCAAGGGCCGGGCGACGACCGACGCGAAGCCTGATGCGAAGACCGGCGCGACGGCCGATGCCAAGGCGAAGCCGCGCGACGCCTTCTTCGACAACGCGAAGTATCTGGCCATCGTGCTGGTGGCGATGGGGCACTCCTGGGAGCCGCTGCGCGACGGCAGCCGCTCCGCGGCGGCGCTCTACATCACCGTCTATGCCTTCCACATGCCGGCGTTCATCATCATCTCCGGCTATTTCTCGCGCAGTTTCGATATGCGCAAGGACCGGCTACAGCGGCTGATTACCGGCGTCGCCGTGCCGTACATCCTCTTCGAAGTCGCCTACACGCTCTTCAAGAAGTGGGCGGACGACGATCCGGGTTACCCGATAAGCCTGACGGACCCCTGGTACCTGACCTGGTTCCTGCTGGCGCTGTTCGTCTGGCGGCTGACCACCCCGCTGTGGAAGATCGTGCGCTGGCCGGTCCCGCTGGCACTGACCATCGCCGTCCTCGCATCGGTGTCCCCGGACATCGGCGACGACATGGACCTCCAACGGGTGCTCCAGTTCCTGCCGTTCTTCGTGATCGGGCTGTCGCTGCGGCCGGAACACTTCAAGCTCGTACGCCGCAAGAAGGCGCGCATCCTGGCCGTACCGGTCTTCGCGGCCGCACTGGTCTTCGCGTACTGGGCGGCCCCGCGGATGAACGCCGCGTGGTTCTACCACCGCGACGCCGCACAGGAACTCGCCGCCCCGTGGTGGAGCGGTGCGGTGATGACGCTGGCGATGTTCGGCTGCTCACTCGTGCTGGTGGCCTGCTTCTTCGCCTGGATCCCGGGCCGCACGATGTGGTGCACGGCGCTGGGCGCGGGCACCCTCTACGGCTATCTGCTGCACGGCTTCCTCGCCAAGGGGTCGCGCTTCTGGGACTGGTACGACAACCCCTGGATGCACACGCCGTGGGGTGCGATCGTGCTGACCCTGATCGCGGGCACAGTGGTCACGGCCCTGTGCACACCGCCCGTCCAACGGGCCTTCCGCTGGGCAATGGAACCCAAGATGACCTGGGCCTTCAAAAAGGACCCGGTCGGAATGGCCCGCAGCCGCAACTGAACGGCCACGGCCCACACCACACGGGCTGACGCGTCACCACGTCAGGACGGGGCGTACGTCCACGAACAGCACCAGGGGCGCCTGTTCCGCCGGTCTTCCGGCGGGGCGGGCGCCCCTGGTGTGTGCAGGGAGCGGGACCGTCCGGCCCGG is part of the Streptomyces platensis genome and harbors:
- a CDS encoding sensor histidine kinase, which translates into the protein MTGDVPARRGRRRGWCGAAAAVMLLPALVSPPGAYLPAVVAALALGVAISVWPVGRVSLARAAAGLAVLSLAADTVAFGKAGLALLWLPFEAVALLVLLERVVRQVPGPRVGLVGGLTGAAAVLLPLRFTLHAPQTGLKESVFLAALAFVPAAGAAGVGLYLRSLDRRRADAVALARREQRLEVARDLHDFVAHEVTGIVLEAQAAQLGEDGGPVEHRALLHRIEQAGLRALDSMDRTVATLRAADGRTAEPPPTRLHGLADLPELLDRFGAMAAAEVTLFLEDEVAGALSREGGDTAYRVVLEALTNVRRHAPRAGRVEVRAARSADGAVEVSVTDGAPTGPLPRAPREPGERPGGGTGLAGLAERAAAVGGVLEAGPYGKGWRVRCRLPVPVVR
- a CDS encoding response regulator; its protein translation is MTIRLLIADDQEMVRRGIRRIVESQPDMEVVGEAANGLDAVAMGRALKPDVALVDIRMPRMDGLEVTRRLADPALADPVRIVVVTTFDLDEYVYPALRFGASGFLLKRSGPTLLIEAVRAAMAGDSLISPSITVRLLEHVTGPAAGRRPRRRDAVLTQREVEIAGKVAEGKTNADIARELFISAGTVKTHVASIQRKLQVRNRVGVAVRAWELGYATGRTPG
- a CDS encoding glycerophosphodiester phosphodiesterase — protein: MLRRSLRIPAAGAAYLLTAAVSSSAMVFAPDEFAELSASSGTRAGPGTAATRVIAHRGASRYAPENTLAAVDAAHRRGFIWVENDVQRSKDGRLVVLHDTTLRRTTDAARLFPGRAPWRVGDFTAAEIARLDAGSWFGKRFKGERVPTLADYLRRLDHNGQRLLLEIKAPEKYPGIEAQVLRELRARGWLDHAHVRSRLVIQSFCVMCVKTVHELAPQVRTGILGAPDVRKLAGYARFADQINPRFSALSSRWLAAVHRLRGPHGRTLEVYAWDVAKNTTARSVRARGVEGVIE
- a CDS encoding acyltransferase family protein, coding for MAPARTTSGTATAGRPAAGGSAHAKPRAHARGRGKGRATTDAKPDAKTGATADAKAKPRDAFFDNAKYLAIVLVAMGHSWEPLRDGSRSAAALYITVYAFHMPAFIIISGYFSRSFDMRKDRLQRLITGVAVPYILFEVAYTLFKKWADDDPGYPISLTDPWYLTWFLLALFVWRLTTPLWKIVRWPVPLALTIAVLASVSPDIGDDMDLQRVLQFLPFFVIGLSLRPEHFKLVRRKKARILAVPVFAAALVFAYWAAPRMNAAWFYHRDAAQELAAPWWSGAVMTLAMFGCSLVLVACFFAWIPGRTMWCTALGAGTLYGYLLHGFLAKGSRFWDWYDNPWMHTPWGAIVLTLIAGTVVTALCTPPVQRAFRWAMEPKMTWAFKKDPVGMARSRN